A section of the Pochonia chlamydosporia 170 chromosome 2, whole genome shotgun sequence genome encodes:
- a CDS encoding ubiquitin carboxyl-terminal hydrolase 19 (similar to Cordyceps militaris CM01 XP_006666729.1), which yields MDTRFPISREDLYNLQMEVKQVQYTQSNHAERLLRLEKRNADDSALKSVWNSPFPGVLGGTPHQGPVQTPHNDVFDDLDEQGEQLLGSLHLGPAEEEPVRRGAASRANSVRFDESALHGSSWGGQSNRHSGDFGPLRPGSGLMMERTLSHKSDGRHSSAGHSVHSHHSVASGRASSLGLDTNYAGGDDDSSSFEITGPPVSLYVLGTVPSIVRCWLTTNFAHGTLLYADICTGSQKSVVDSSLLKELDLLDEVERDADGVYRIRLNVYLAEAVATRQGSRNGTSTGAVPSMAVAFEITGNEQSGVSGDRRGIRIYIGSDALRAHSADILFSQNTMVLFGNEQERLRVPFVRPEDENAFRHIYTTSITPEKPKLNANATPFVLRDARTSNNGGVVAPSPGTQLDKGEPERPISPVGLGSESHKSEERQATSEHGGDIDNHGRDGNFSETSGRDESSISESSRRESSSISTGIWGSWRQGAGAGPEGTHRETGPLSGYQPAGRSGRNMKVLKPLKSSSNSARTGAAYEPPLPPKSSSEGRRKSQVSLNGESGAGAGAVNRWDVKRSVSSGAELKTQSANQENQKGATLPRSANPVGVASAFSWMTPTSKPSKISATRE from the exons ATGGATACCCGCTTCCCTATCTCACGCGAAGATCTGTATAACCTACAGATGGAGGTGAAGCAAGTTCAATATACCCAGAGCAATCATGCGGAGCGACTATTGAGGCTCGAGAAGCGCAATGCGGATGATTCAGCTTTGAAATCGGTGTGGAATTCCCCGTTTCCTGGCGTCTTGGGTGGAACACCACATCAAG GACCGGTCCAAACACCGCACAACGATGTTTTTGACGACCTGGACGAGCAAGGGGAGCAATTGCTCGGCTCGCTTCATCTTGGGCCAGCCGAAGAAGAGCCAGTGCGACGTGGTGCGGCTTCTCGAGCTAATAGTGTCAGATTCGATGAAAGCGCCTTGCATGGCTCGAGTTGGGGCGGTCAAAGCAATCGACACTCGGGAGACTTTGGGCCATTGCGACCTGGCAGCGGCCTTATGATGGAACGCACCTTGTCCCACAAATCCGATGGACGACACAGCTCTGCCGGCCATTCAGTTCACTCGCACCACTCAGTAGCTTCGGGTCGTGCCAGCAGCCTTGGATTGGATACCAACTATGcaggtggtgatgatgactCGTCATCGTTCGAGATAACCGGCCCACCAGTGTCTCTTTATGTGCTAGGCACCGTGCCATCCATCGTTCGTTGCTGGCTCACCACAAACTTTGCACATGGAACGCTGTTGTACGCGGACATTTGCACTGGCTCCCAAAAGTCTGTCGTTGATTCTTCGTTGCTCAAGGAGCTGGATCTCTTGGACGAAGTTGAACGAGATGCCGACGGCGTGTATCGAATCAGGTTGAACGTGTATCTGGCTGAAGCAGTAGCTACACGCCAAGGAAGCCGTAATGGAACTTCGACTGGAGCGGTGCCATCCATGGCAGTTGCGTTTGAGATCACTGGCAACGAGCAATCTGGTGTAAGTGGGGATCGTAGGGGTATTCGCATTTACATCGGAAGTGACGCCTTAAGGGCCCATTCTGCGGATATACTCTTTTCACAAAACACTATGGTGCTATTCGGAAACGAACAAGAGCGGCTCCGAGTTCCATTTGTGCGACCCGAGGATGAAAATGCGTTCCGACATATATACACGACAAGCATCACGCCGGAAAAGCCAAAGTTGAACGCGAACGCGACACCATTCGTTCTACGAGACGCTCGGACATCGAATAATGGTGGAGTTGTTGCCCCATCCCCGGGAACACAACTTGACAAAGGCGAACCTGAACGACCAATATCGCCTGTTGGCTTAGGTAGCGAGTCTCACAAATCAGAAGAACGGCAAGCAACGTCTGAACACGGCGGTGATATCGACAACCACGGACGAGACGGAAATTTTTCTGAAACGAGCGGTAGAGATGAATCGAGCATTTCAGAGTCGTCCCGACGAGAATCATCATCAATTTCGACGGGTATTTGGGGCTCGTGGCGACAAGGTGCAGGCGCTGGGCCTGAAGGGACGCATCGAGAAACCGGGCCGTTGAGCGGATACCAACCAGCAGGTCGCAGTGGACGTAACATGAAAGTCCTGAAGCCTTTGAAATCCAGTTCCAACTCTGCCCGAACCGGGGCAGCGTATGAACCGCCCCTGCCGCCCAAATCGTCCAGTGAGGGTAGGCGCAAGAGCCAGGTCAGCTTGAATGGTGAAAGTGGTGCCGGGGCCGGTGCTGTCAACCGATGGGATGTCAAACGTTCTGTCAGCTCGGGCGCAGAGCTCAAGACGCAGAGTGCAAATCAAGAGAACCAAAAAGGGGCGACGCTCCCTCGATCAGCCAACCCGGTTGGAGTGGCGTCTGCATTCTCTTGGATGACACCGACGAGCAAGCCGTCGAAAATATCAGCGACGCGAGAGTAA
- a CDS encoding isochorismatase domain-containing protein 2A (similar to Metarhizium robertsii ARSEF 23 XP_007822155.1): MSGSTPTELRFKNPAILVCDLQEKFRNAIYEFDSIVTTTTKLLKFANAVNIPVHATTQTAAKLGPTVPALASLLSSTPLDKTKFSMLIPPLAAALPPGSRVALVGIESHICITQTALDLRDAGHFPYVIADAVSSCNRTEVIIALDRLRAEPGVTVTSSESWMYECMGDASNPAFKTLIGVVKGAVSDTKKVLESLPPTSKI, from the exons atgtctggttctACTCCCACTGAATTGCGGTTTA AGAACCCCGCCATCTT GGTCTGCGACCTCCAAGAAAAGTTTCGCAATGCCATCTATGAATTCGACAGCAT CGtaacaacaaccaccaaactcctcaaGTTCGCCAACGCCGTCAACATCCCCGTCCACGCGACAACCCAAACCGCCGCCAAACTCGGTCCCACCGTCCCCGCCCTCGCttccctcctctcctccacgCCCctcgacaagaccaagttcTCTATGCTTATCCCTCCCCTGGCTGCCGCTCTGCCACCTGGTTCGCGCGTCGCTCTCGTCGGCATCGAGTCCCATATCTGCATTACCCAGACAGCCTTGGATCTCCGCGACGCAGGACACTTCCCCTACGTTATTGCCGATGCTGTGAGCAGCTGCAACAGGACAGAGGTGATTATTGCCTTGGACAGATTGCGCGCCGAGCCGGGTGTTACCGTGACGTCGTCGGAGAGCTGGATGTACGAGTGTATGGGGGACGCTTCGAACCCAGCTTTCAAGACGCTCATTGGCGTGGTCAAGGGTGCTGTTTCCGACACCAAGAAGGTGCTCGAGTCATTGCCGCCGACGTCCAAGATTTGA
- a CDS encoding GDSL lipase/Acylhydrolase family protein (similar to Metarhizium robertsii ARSEF 23 XP_007822153.1), protein MAASYPQLVLLGDSLLQQSVNTQDGFSMQAELQSLFIRRLDVVNRGFSGWTTANVVKYLSDIFPEPTAASPKIKYLVVLLGANDAALPLPTTSQHIPIDQYKQNLIKIINHPSIKAQNPKILLVTPPPLNEIKLKQVDMRCGHSRATRSSATTASYAEKAREVARENPGVVLVDLWQALMDKAISMTPQDYTKGGPWLGSPENGKQGGLEILLPDGLHMNCEAYKVLYEQLKCRIGEEWDPQDRTNKTGYVFPDWTVLNPLEK, encoded by the exons ATGGCT GCATCTTATCCACAGCTTGTTCTGCTAGGTGACTCGCTATTGCAGCAGTCTGTTAACACTCAGGATGGGTTTTCGATGCAGGCAGAACTCCAGTCGC TATTCATTCGAAGATTGGACGTTGTGAACCGTGGCTTTTCGGGCTGGACTACTGCAAATGTTGTCAAGTATCTCTCTGATATTTttccagaaccaacagcTGCGTCTCCAAAGATTAAGTATTTG GTCGTTCTGTTGGGGGCCAATGATGCCGCGCTACCCCTTCCAACCACATCACAGCACATCCCCATTGATCAATACAAACAAAACTTGATCAAGATCATTAACCATCCGAGCATTAAAGCGCAAAACCCAAAGATCCTCTTGGTAACTCCTCCTCCACTGAATGAGATCAAGTTGAAACAGGTCGACATGAGATGCGGCCACTCTCGAGCGACTCGGTCATCAGCCACAACAGCCTCATACGCAGAAAAAGCACGAGAAGTTGCCCGAGAGAACCCAGGCGTCGTACTAGTCGACCTGTGGCAAGCCCTCATGGACAAGGCTATCAGCATGACACCACAGGATTACACAAAAGGCGGACCCTGGTTGGGCTCTCCTGAGAACGGCAAGCAGGGTGGTTTAGAGATCCTTCTTCCAGACGGCCTTCATATGAATTGCGAGGCATATAAGGTACTTTACGAGCAACTGAAATGCCGAATTGGAGAGGAATGGGACCCTCAGGACCGTACTAATAAAACTGGATATGTTTTCCCTGACTGGACGGTGCTGAACCCTCTCGAGAAATAG